In one Lolium rigidum isolate FL_2022 chromosome 3, APGP_CSIRO_Lrig_0.1, whole genome shotgun sequence genomic region, the following are encoded:
- the LOC124696536 gene encoding F-box/FBD/LRR-repeat protein At4g26340-like, producing the protein MPSFFFRRKFCGRRRRRCPSVFKRKQKAKVQIDHLPQELVEMVVSFLPMKDAARTSVLSSKWRQGWASYPRLTLNSETMLGITGKVNYVSEEEQNKYKMKFIENVHAVMRQHQGFGVDELLLEFGLSDRDAHHIDNWVVLAASMRMKRLVIDLSGPSLECKIVPEKYALPLQLLDDIGTIKHLRNLQLSNLSLKPLGDFGGFVNLTMLELQLVDVTEGDLESLLCKCPALERLALNTCGPFMSLRIGHELSKLEHLCLGDATLVEKLQIEAMNLRTISHNYNVGEIVVRKDSQISEVTADMYIPPRTQLGNGYKDTLQYMFTGLPSALPCVQKVSLNIWEDIQTLEVPNCASRFMHLRHLALSMYLSLNWKFDILRLVLLLQAAPFLEHFELNIDQLLLPLYDEDEDEIPSLPGWPHDHLKIASFRGFVANNDLIALAIYVLHNAKSLKLMNVQTAHRGDWLVAEELLRGEDLRNVLIIL; encoded by the exons ATGCCGTCATTCTTCTTCC GTCGGAAGTTTTGCGGtaggcggcggcgccgctgccCGAGTGTTttcaagaggaagcagaaggccaagGTCCAGATTGACCACCTACCTCAG GAATTAGTGGAGATGGTGGTCTCATTTTTGCCAATGAAGGATGCCGCAAGAACTAGTGTACTGTCGAGTAAATGGAGACAAGGATGGGCAAGCTACCCCAGGTTAACACTAAACTCCGAAACAATGCTTGGCATCACTGGGAAGGTTAACTATGTTAGCGAGGAGGAACAAAACAAATACAAGATGAAATTTATCGAGAATGTTCATGCTGTTATGCGACAACACCAGGGTTTTGGAGTGGATGAGCTTCTGTTGGAGTTCGGACTCAGTGACAGGGATGCACATCATATTGATAACTGGGTTGTCCTTGCTGCCTCCATGAGAATGAAACGGCTTGTCATTGATTTGAGTGGGCCGTCACTGGAATGCAAGATTGTCCCAGAGAAATATGCCTTGCCTTTGCAGCTTCTAGATGACATCGGCACAATAAAGCATCTCCGCAATCTTCAACTAAGTAATCTCTCTTTGAAGCCGTTGGGTGATTTCGGAGGGTTCGTGAACCTTACAATGCTTGAGCTGCAACTTGTGGATGTCACGGAGGGTGATCTCGAATCATTGCTTTGCAAATGCCCTGCTCTCGAGCGATTAGCACTTAACACGTGTGGACCTTTCATGTCCTTGCGGATTGGCCATGAGCTAAGCAAGCTGGAGCATTTGTGTCTTGGCGATGCTACCCTGGTGGAGAAATTACAGATTGAGGCCATGAACCTGAGGACAATTTCACACAATTACAACGTCGGAGAAATAGTCGTTAGAAAAGATTCTCAAATCAGCGAGGTCACAGCTGACATGTATATCCCACCAAGGACCCAACTAGGCAATGGTTATAAAGATACACTGCAATACATGTTCACCGGCCTTCCCAGTGCTTTGCCCTGTGTACAGAAGGTCTCCTTGAATATCTGGGAGGACATACAG ACATTGGAGGTACCGAATTGTGCGAGCAGATTCATGCACCTGAGGCATCTGGCCTTGAGCATGTACCTAAGTTTGAATTGGAAATTTGATATCCTCCGTCTTGTTCTTTTGCTACAAGCTGCCCCATTTCTGGAACATTTTGAGCTAAAT ATTGATCAACTCTTGTTGCCTCTATatgacgaagacgaagatgaGATACCATCCCTTCCTGGATGGCCACATGATCACCTCAAGATAGCTTCATTTCGAGGGTTTGTAGCCAACAACGACTTGATCGCGTTGGCCATATATGTTCTGCACAATGCTAAATCACTCAAGCTAATGAACGTACAAACAGCACATAGAGGCGACTGGTTAGTCGCGGAAGAGCTTCTTCGCGGAGAGGACCTGCGCAATGTGCTGATTATTTTGTAA
- the LOC124698472 gene encoding uncharacterized protein LOC124698472 gives MATSFDRWEKDPFFLAAEEVQESADRMESVYKIWVQERSGAGGPEAAAALRGEVSAVELRRELHTALGTAKWQLDELERAIRSNDEVVSAGKDTRARHSNFVSAIGYRILEVENNLKESNVSEGKGRLSWIQLDDSERDDLAAFLLASPLQQRDKVVTIPSAGDIQVGNNSARVRKNISADSSNDSSGSAELSSARAIEDAHRGHRRSVSANADIGLSTMSFPNEREGAAQQSSNGPQLLNIVKKCALTSALKPNPAIKYKKGAVRWARADKQDVEEAIPLRSSQFDQGLDGYSERSKSCLNTCIVVTCNKKLYDWLGALRRKLRGSQYQVRYGRPVQLIVFILAVLIIFVCVFKTIW, from the exons ATGGCGACGTCGTTCGACCGCTGGGAGAAGGAccccttcttcctcgccgccgagGAGGTCCAGGAATCCGCCGACCG GATGGAATCGGTGTACAAGATATGGGTGCAGGAGAGGAGCGGGGCCGGTGGCCCGGAGGCGGCAGCGGCCCTCCGCGGAGAGGTCAGCGCCGTCGAGCTTCGCCGCGAGCTGCACACCGCGCTCGGCACCGCCAAGTGGCAG CTTGATGAGTTAGAGCGTGCAATCAGATCAAACGACGAGGTTGTCTCGGCTGGAAAGGATACACGAGCGCGGCATAGTAACTTTGTTTCGGCAATCGGCTATCGCATATTAGAGGTTGAGAACAACTTGAAAGAGTCTAATGTGTCAGAGGGGAAGGGCAGACTGAGCTGGATTCAGTTGGATGACAGTGAACGGGATGACCTTGCGGCTTTCTTGCTTGCAAGCCCTCTTCAGCAGCGGGATAAAGTTGTCACAATCCCATCTGCTGGCGATATTCAAGTGGGCAACAATTCGGCAAGGGTGAGAAAAAATATTTCAGCCGACAGCTCCAATGATTCATCTGGCTCTGCGGAGTTAAGCTCAGCGAGAGCAATAGAAGATGCACACCGTGGGCACAGAAGGTCAGTAAGTGCCAATGCTGATATTGGATTGTCAACTATGTCATTTCCAAATGAACGAGAGGGCGCTGCTCAACAATCGTCTAATGGCCCACAATTGCTGAATATTGTGAAGAAGTGTGCATTGACGAGTGCCCTGAAACCTAATCCTGCAATTAAGTACAAGAAAGGAGCTGTCAGGTGGGCACGCGCTGACAAACAGGATGTTGAAGAGGCAATCCCTCTCAGAAGCTCTCAGTTTGATCAG GGCTTAGATGGGTACTCTGAAAGAAGCAAGAGTTGCTTAAATACATGCATTGTGGTTACATGcaataagaaactttatgattggCTGGGAGCACTGCGCAGGAAACTTCGCGGATCACAGTATCAAGTTCGATATGGGCGTCCTGTTCAATTGATTGTGTTCATACTTGCTGTTCTCATAATAT TTGTGTgtgtattcaagacaatatggtgA
- the LOC124701731 gene encoding probable E3 ubiquitin-protein ligase RHY1A has product MTSASELFTTRRARAPRLSEPDPGPDPHADGPHDPHGLGGRRRRRGCRSRRPLDAAGDVRQHLHTGAPPSRRRGSYTDRILSYIDNNNIGDSAATRNRLDRLMFRTNERLPGAVLQAQARVLERLRGVSIGSSASRPSITLDEFSATDVFRIMDFGSREAPYEANWPTSSSVQLSSGEDEESPSVASTTLNRTRGLSKRSFLRLQIEIFEAKKDDNREASPECSICLDGFYDGDELIRLRCGHRFHSTCLEPWVRKCADCPYCRTNIRSRS; this is encoded by the exons ATGACGAGCGCCTCCGAGCTCTTCACCAcccgccgcgcccgcgcgccgCGCCTCTCCGAGCCGGACCCGGGCCCGGATCCGCACGCCGACGGGCCGCACGACCCGCACGGCCTCGGCGGGCGCCGGCGCCGACGCGGCTGCCGCTCGCGCCGCCCGCTCGACGCCGCGGGGGACGTGCGCCAGCACCTCCACACCGGGGCCCCGCCCTCGCGCCGACGCGGCTCCTACACG GACCGTATATTATCGTACATAGACAATAACAACATCGGGGATTCTGCAGCTACGAGGAACCGACTTGATAGGCTGATGTTCAGGACGAATGAGCGGCTGCCTGGCGCTGTACTGCAAGCACAAGCACGTGTTCTAGAGAGGCTAAGAGGCGTTTCTATTGGCTCATCTGCCTCCAGGCCATCGATCACATTAGATGAATTTTCCGCTACGGATGTGTTCAGAATCATGGACTTCGGAAGCAGGGAAGCCCCATATGAGGCAAATTGGCCTACCTCATCATCCGTCCAGCTCAGCAGCGGCGAGGATGAAGAAAGCCCGTCAGTCGCTTCTACTACTTTGAACAGGACACGTGGACTAAGCAAGAGGTCCTTCCTTAGGCTACAGATAGAGATATTTGAGGCTAAGAAAGATGATAACAGGGAGGCATCGCCTGAATGCTCGATTTGCCTCGATGGTTTCTACGACGGAGATGAGCTGATAAGGCTGCGATGCGGGCACAGGTTCCACTCAACCTGCTTGGAGCCGTGGGTGCGGAAATGTGCAGATTGCCCATACTGTCGAACAAACATACGGTCGCGCTCTTGA